The genomic stretch caGGAGGAGAAGGCAAGATTGAGATTAATCAGAAGCTAAGGCTAGAATCTATGGGACTCGAAGAGCTTGCCCTAGAAAAATACTCCATTGCTGTGCCCCTTGTCTATTACCCAGAAAATTCCTCTGAGCATGGAGTTGGAAACCTTGAAAGGAAAATGTCAGGTAGAACTCCTGCTTTCAAGAAGAGGTTCATAAGCCTTTTAGTTACCATTGAAAACCACACCCCTTTGATAGAACTATCTCAGTGTTTAGGAACCAGAGCACTTTCTGAAATTCTTGAATTTCCCGGGGAAGAAGCCAAAAATTCATACAAGTGTCCTGAATGTGACCAAAGCTTCAGTGATAGTTCATACCTTGTTTTGCATCAGAAAATGCATTCAGGAGAGAAAAAGTATAAATGTGGTGACTGTgggaagattttcaatcacagaGCCAACTTGAGAACACACCAGAGAATCCACACCGGCGAGAAACCATATAAGTGTGCCGAGTGTGGCAGCAGCTTCCGCCAGCACTCACATCTGTCTCGGCACATGAATATCCATGTAAAGGAGAAACCCTACACCTGTGGCATATGTGGAAGAGGTTTCATGTGGCTCCCAGGATTGGCACAGCATCAGAAAACCCACACTGCCAAAAAAGCCTGTGGTAAATATTTTGGTCAGAAAACAAATCTGGCTTTGCCTGAGAAAAGGCACGGGTCAGCCAGCCAGCACCCATGCAGTCCGAGCGGGAAACGCTTTGGGCAGCCCTCACACTTGGCCCTCCCCGAGCGGGGCCACGAGGACAACCCTGAACACTGCAGCGATTGCGGGGAAAATTTGCTTTCGTTCTCAAAATTCGAACCCTTAAAGTGTCCTGAGTGTTCGATGACCTTTCTTCGTATCTCTGAGCTTATCTCCCATCAAAGCATTCACAGAGGGGAAAAGCCCCATAAATGCAAACCCTGTGCAGAAAGTTTTATTTCGGACTCAGAGCTTGCATGCCACCAGAAGAACCACACAGGAGAACCTTTTAAATGTACCGTGTGTGGGAAAAGTTTCAGGTTGAAAACACATCTCATTGTCCATCAGCAAACCCATGCGCAAAACACCACGTAAATATAGCAAGTTTTCATTAATGCTTGTGCTTCTCAGTATTTATACTGAAAACTGGGGCACAGTTACCctttatgtgccaggtactgtgctaagcattttatacaCATTCCAtgtaatatatcatttaattttcaccacCACCTTGATTTAGGCACCATGATTTCGGTTTTATAATGGAGGAAGCATAGTCAgtgtcacagctactgaacaAAGCCAGAACTCTAACTCAGTAGCTCAGTTACTATCCAGATTCCATTTGTATGAGCCGGAGAAAGATACagaacttataaaaaaaaaattcggtTTTCACTAAAATGAAGGTTATTGCTAgagttcttttaattttgtttacatGGTTTCTAAGTAAGTTTTAGAAggcaaatttatttattgtttgctaGTTCTGCAGATCTAGGATCTAGGAAAGTAAG from Balaenoptera acutorostrata chromosome 15, mBalAcu1.1, whole genome shotgun sequence encodes the following:
- the ZNF597 gene encoding zinc finger protein 597 isoform X2, producing the protein MGAWEPNGGAVFRSVPKSLWRLEDTTTPQDGIHTPCNRGPGGEGKIEINQKLRLESMGLEELALEKYSIAVPLVYYPENSSEHGVGNLERKMSGRTPAFKKRFISLLVTIENHTPLIELSQCLGTRALSEILEFPGEEAKNSYKCPECDQSFSDSSYLVLHQKMHSGEKKYKCGDCGKIFNHRANLRTHQRIHTGEKPYKCAECGSSFRQHSHLSRHMNIHVKEKPYTCGICGRGFMWLPGLAQHQKTHTAKKACGKYFGQKTNLALPEKRHGSASQHPCSPSGKRFGQPSHLALPERGHEDNPEHCSDCGENLLSFSKFEPLKCPECSMTFLRISELISHQSIHRGEKPHKCKPCAESFISDSELACHQKNHTGEPFKCTVCGKSFRLKTHLIVHQQTHAQNTT
- the ZNF597 gene encoding zinc finger protein 597 isoform X1; translated protein: MASTLPATGAQGPVLFEDLAVYFSQEECVSLHPAQRSCSRDTPQECLEDMALMGGEGKIEINQKLRLESMGLEELALEKYSIAVPLVYYPENSSEHGVGNLERKMSGRTPAFKKRFISLLVTIENHTPLIELSQCLGTRALSEILEFPGEEAKNSYKCPECDQSFSDSSYLVLHQKMHSGEKKYKCGDCGKIFNHRANLRTHQRIHTGEKPYKCAECGSSFRQHSHLSRHMNIHVKEKPYTCGICGRGFMWLPGLAQHQKTHTAKKACGKYFGQKTNLALPEKRHGSASQHPCSPSGKRFGQPSHLALPERGHEDNPEHCSDCGENLLSFSKFEPLKCPECSMTFLRISELISHQSIHRGEKPHKCKPCAESFISDSELACHQKNHTGEPFKCTVCGKSFRLKTHLIVHQQTHAQNTT